The Candidatus Nanopelagicales bacterium genomic sequence ACTGATAGTGAATCGATAGTTGTTCAATGTTCGATTGCGGATCTCGATGGGCAACTTGGGGCCATAAACCAGATTGCAATTCTTCCCATTGAGACACTTGTGTTGGGGGAGCGCCTGCATTGCGATGATGGAGGAAGTCCGCTTCATCAACAGTCAGCATGACTTCATGACGAGAGATCACCACATCACCTTGCTTGAAAGTGATGGTGAGAAATGCAAATGATCGCCCATTTTGCAACGTGTCGATAGTTATCTGAGCGGGATCACCACTGGATCCACCATTTGCAAACACTGTTTGAATGGAAAACACTCGCTTGTCAGGAATTTCCAACTCAGCAGCAATGACGATTTGAAACAGTTGATACGCGCCAAAGATTCCACCGTGTGGTGTTTTCAGAGTTACACAGTCATATCCATCAGCACCAGGACGCACTTCTTGTAATACTTCGATGGCTTCAACTAAATCAAACACTGCGACACCTTCAATCAGCACGAAATTTTATTCATACAAATGCAACACAGGGGAGTGGTTACGCAGGAAGCGAGCTTTCACTCACCCACTGCATGAGGAGTCCATGCGTGTCAGCCGCATCAGTCCATGCACTGGTGTCACTTTGTGAGGTCACTTTGATGCCTGCTGCGCGTAAGCGATCGCAGGTATCTGCAAGATCGGGAACGGAAAAGCACATCGAGTGCAGATAATCACGATCGGAGGTTGTGGTGTCACGCTTGGTGAATCTGGTGATGATGTCGTAGACCTTGAGATCCACTACTTCTTGACCAGCATCGGTGGGGTAGCCGGTCACTTCGGATGTTTCAAAAAGCTTGGCGATGTTGTCTGCTGATTCGCGAGGGTCTTGTGCTGCCATCGTGAGCCAAGCAAAATTGGCGCCCTTTACAACAGCATCCGATGGCCGAGGGGGCAGGACGTTGTCGTAATCGCGAGGATCTTGGGCAAAGTGAGTATCAGAGAGTTCGATGAGCATCCACGATGTATCTGCTGGGTGAATGAAGAAGTGACGACCCGGGATGTCATAACCAGTGAGGCGGTAGCCATGGCGGCGCAGTGTGGAGTCAGCCTTCCAAAGATCAGAAACATGCCAAGCAACCGAATGCAAGGCAGTTCCGTACTTATCGATAAATGCGGCAATCGGGCTATCCGGGCCGTCGGCCGAAAAGATGACGAAAGGCATGTTGCCTAGCCAGATGGTGTTGAGGTCCGCGCCCGATTCCTTTGCCTGGGTTGGGCTGTATTCAAGCCCGAATGGAATCCCATGTGGCTGGATATAGCGATCATCGATCGAGACGGTTCCCAACAGATGACCAAACCAACTGATGAACTCCTGATAATCGGGTGCAGCGATTGCCAAACGATGGAAATACGTCTGTTCAACGAGACCTGGAGTAGTTGCGGTTGTCATCGTGGAGATATCCGTTCCTTGGTGAGTGTGAATCCACACTAGGGGGAAACACCCCAAAAGGGATGGATTCCTCAGAATTCTTAAATGTCATAATGTACATTATCGGATTACTTTTACCCTCTGGAATCCTCTAAAAACAATCAATGCGCATTAGCGCAATCAGCCTTCGTGGCGACATATTCCTGACAGACTACGGCCCTTTGGAGGATTCATGACTGTTCATACGATTTCACATATTGCCGTAAACGGCTCAGACGCCGATGCCTACGGCAAGTTCTATGTTGATGATCTCGGTTTGAATCTTGTGCGCCGTGTTCAGTCAGAATTTGCTGAGGGTCAGGATCATGAGATCCCACAGGCACATACGCATGAAACCATTATTTTCAACAATGGCGAGCGCGGCGTAGCCATCGAGGCGATATGCAGAGCCATCCCGGATCCCAGCGCGCTTCCTTATCCCATGGATCCCATCAAGCTTGGCGTGGATCGAATTTATATTCAATCGTCAAAACACGAAGGTCCCGATGTCACGCTAATTGATCCTGACGGTACCCATGTGCAAGTAAGTGCCGGTGATCGCAGTTTCATCAAGGGCCTACGGATGTTGGTTCCCAACTATGCAGCGAGTAAGGCCTTCTGGCCAGCAACATTGGGCTTAGAAGTAATTGATGCTCCTGCAGGTTCTGATTACCAAGGGTTCACAGAGGTTCGTAGCGGTTCGGACACCTTCCGCATTGAATTACAAGAATCAGATGCACCTCATTTGCCTACCTATGGTTTCCAACTTGGTGCAGGTCGCCTTGCTTTTACCGTTGACGACGTTGAAGGAACCCTGAACCAGGCAATAGCTGCGGGTGCTGAACAATTCGGCGAGCTCGGTCGTTTCTCCCTTGGTCCGGTGACCATGGTTGCAGGTTTTTGGCTTGAACCAAGTGGTGTCATTCTGCAAGCCCTTCAATTCATCAAGAACTAAGTTGCATGTACGTTTACATGCAACAAATGTTTGAGTGAGCGGTAACTTATATATGACCGGTCAAGTACGCCTCTGTAGATAAACTCAACGCTTACTCACAGGGGAAGTCACGGTCATGACACAACAAGCTCGACCATTTGCTGTTGCGCCTACTCCCCCGCGACATTCGCAAGCCATTGATGTCACCTACGGCCGTTTGGTCGTGGGTGTTGTCTTCTCAGCCATTTTCACCGTCACCTGTTTGGCCGCAGCGATTGGTGAATTCTTC encodes the following:
- a CDS encoding thioesterase family protein, with product MLIEGVAVFDLVEAIEVLQEVRPGADGYDCVTLKTPHGGIFGAYQLFQIVIAAELEIPDKRVFSIQTVFANGGSSGDPAQITIDTLQNGRSFAFLTITFKQGDVVISRHEVMLTVDEADFLHHRNAGAPPTQVSQWEELQSGLWPQVAHRDPQSNIEQLSIHYQLPEQPSPTITRAMLALASEPAVMASLSTYSDIPASSPGRVPGNVLAQTITLLESADLVSGVVLRTTTQYAGQGRVHGNGTMVDVHGNLLATYSTTGVLRQPR